The Ipomoea triloba cultivar NCNSP0323 chromosome 4, ASM357664v1 DNA segment AACCAAACTGGAGTAGCGAGTGGCTTACAGTCAGCTATACCAGCCCGCTCCAAAATGCCACCCATATACCTCTTCCGAGACAAAAGGAGCCCACCATCAACATGAACTGTTTCAATCCCCAAAAAAAATCGTAGAGAACCCAAATCACGAATCTTAAAAGCAGAGGCAAGCTTTTTCAGCAACACAGAAACCAAATCGAGATCACTTCCCATCAACAGAATATCGTCGACATATGATAATAAAAATACCTGAGCCTCGCCAAAGGAGTAATAGAAAAGGGAGACGTCCGTCTTCAAAGTGCGAAAACCCACAAACAAAAGAAAGTCATGGAGCCTCTTGAACCAAGCTCGCGGAGCTTGCTTCAACCCATACAAAGAGCGCTGCAGAAGACAAACATGATTAGGAAagtcggggacggggacggggatggggaaatTTTACGGGGATCGGGNTTGGTGGTCCATAAACAATCAATCTATCAGTGCTTCTTTTTATATGTTCAAAACAGACAAAaggtttgtttaatttgttcaattcaGTGCGTACTGTGAATTGGGCACTAATTAAATGATTGGTTGCTAAATGCTAATTGGCATGGCATGCTCACCCCAGGCCAATCCACTTTAGAATTAGAGAATTGGGTAATACCACCAAAAATGTAACTTACGCGTTTACGTGTTACCACTAGATTTTCTATAGAATATCAGATGAGAGAAAAGTTTGGTCGGGAAGGGACACCATCATTAGATTACAGACCAACTTTTACATTGCAAGGTAAATATTGATCCAAAcgatacaatatatatatatatatatatatatatatatatatatatatataatttatataaacaGAGCTTGTAGTAACGTTATTATTTTTCGTAATTAAAAACAACGCTAAtactataaatacataatattaatatgttaattacatgtAAATAAATCGTGAATTACAAGTTTATAAAATCAATATCTTAAGTCCATAACAAAAACTTACtaattttcaactaaatttttcttaaaattatataataatcacGATTACATGTTAAACACTCAATTTATGAACCTTTAGCTTTAAGTATATTTATCTGTAATTTacatattatgaacatgaaacaatattaaaattacttgACGTAATACATTtatagttaacaaattatgtgcgtacaatcatacatatataagtttatgtacatacaattaacatattatttactTACAGTGACGGGGCCATGGGACCCCGGGGTCCATTTTATTAGTCTAAGCCTTGGCCCAAGTGGGGGTGGTGAAGGAAAGAGGTTGGGCTTAAACCTTGTTGGGCTAGGAAGGCATGTGATGTGGGCAGAATGCGTGGAAGCAAGCAAGCTGGGGTCACGGGTAGCTAGGCATGTCCCGTGGTGGCTGAGAGTGAGTGGGGTGAGAGAGTTTGGTTCGTATGGTGGGGTAGCCATGCTCTCAACTAGCGTGATGAGAAGGTGGCTAGCGAAGAGAGGGGTGGCGACGAGAATTTGGTGAGGGTTGGCAAAGTAGGTGGCGACCGAAAGAGTGGTAAAGGAGAGGAGTAGGGTTAGGAGTCTATGGTTTGAGTAAATGGACTTATTCTGGGTTGGGCTTGATGTAGATGCCTGGACCTAATCCCTTAATCATTAATTACTTAATGATTAAAAAAGGAGTGTGGAGGGGACTTATGATGGGATATATGAGTGTCGGCCAGGCCCATGAGTGAGGTAGAGTGAAGTGGGCCGTGGTACTACCCAGGAGCAAGGTGGCGGTATGCAAGAACAAGCACGCAAATGCATGTATGGGGGTGTGTATCGTGTATGCACGCACATGCGTATGTGGGTGCAGCCAAATGACGGTTAAGGGGTGCAGACAAATGGCGGTTAAGGGGTGTAGCTAAATGACAGCTAAGGGGTGTAGCTAAATAGCGGCTAGGGTGTAGTTAAATGGCGGCTGGGGTGTAGGCGTGTGTCTCGCATAAGGTGTAGGCGTACGAAGGGTCTAGGCGCATGTGTCGAGGGGGTAAAGGGTGTAGACAAACTACGTGGGTAGAGGAGGTGTGCGCAAAGACGGGACCACACACGTGGTTGGCTGGGAGGAGTCTTTATACTGTATAAAAGGCTAGACCTGAGTTTGCTTAAGACATCACTACAAGATACAATGACTTCTCTGGTTCGGTGGTCCGCGTCTGATATGCTCTACGGTTGGGACAGAGATTAATCCTCGTGTCAATggcatttattttttgttatttattagttatCAGTTATTATGTACTAGTCcctcttttttcttatttattattccAATAGCCCGGTtcttttggttattatttatttagcccccgaattatatatatatatatatatatatatatatatatatatatatatatatatatatatatatatatatatatataggccccTATTCAGGTGAGGACAACTTATTTTGAGATCAAAGAGGTGTGATCTCAACCATCCattaataaggaataaaagGCATGGATTAGAGATTAGATATAGCATTCACGGCAAATTGAAATAAAAGAAAGGGTAAATTAGAGATCTTAAAGATTGGTAGTAATTAAGGtatgatttttaattacaaaGATAGCATTTGATGAGCATTTTAATTATGGAATGAGAAAGAGCTTACAAGGAACGTGTGTATCATTATTGTTCAAGAAGTGGCGGCAGTTTCCTTACACATGGAGCTTTTGGAAATTTAGTCTACCACGGCAGACATGGAGGTGATTTCGGAGCAAAACTTTGGGCAAACATCGAACGAAAACGCAGACAGAAATACCATGCAAGGTATGTATTGATTCCTTCAAACCTTGTGCTCGGTAATGTTTGGAAAATAATACTCATAAGTATTTAAACACGAGTTCTTGCTGGTATATGGGGCATTAAGTGAAATAATGCAGACATGATGACATATTACGTTGTGTGCCAGCTAAGGGATAAGTTGTGCCATTACCATGTATTGTTATTGACTACTCTAATGTATGTACGTATTAATGTTGATAATCATATGAGTATTGGCTTTCTTGCCATTGTTGACTGGAAAAATGGATATGTGAACTATGTATGCAGTagtattaatttaataagaacAACAGTGGAAAACTAAAAGTTAAATATGGTGAATATGAGTGGAAACGGGCAATAGGAGAATAGGTTGATGGCAATTAATTGATTTGCATGTAGCAGAATGATATAGTGACTGATGAGAAATGGCTGTTAAATGAAGAGAATTTGTGAGAAGGAGTAAATGAGTAGAACATAAAATCTGATCGTTTGTGTGCCAAAGTGGGGTATTATTTGTGACGTTTGTCTAAAGTTTGTATGACTACTGAAATGTATACGATTGAAAGCCTATACAGAATGAATGTGTTTTGTAATGGTGTTTTTTCGTGAACCGAGgacatatttaattataaaagaaGCCTAACCTATTACTATGTTGGTTGTTATTGGTTTTAATATTACCCACATAGTATGTGAAAtagtaattgattaattttaagtAGTTAGAAACTGTGATAAAGTATGTGCCGTACAGGGATTCAATTTGTGCTAGATGAAGAAGACATCAATCGTGATGCGCGTGTGGGTGGGGATTGTGAGAATGAAGATCACGAAGAAGGTGAATACGAATGTATACCTGATTGTGATGAAAGTATTAAACCCCACCTGGGGCAACGTTTTCAGACGTTAGACGAGGGTGTTCGTTATTACAAAGAATATGCCGCATTTGTAGGATTTGATGTACGGGCCAGCACAGTGAAGAAGAACCGATATGGAGATATAGAAGTGAAGTATTTGCTTTGTTCAAGAGAGGGGTACACAGTGACCAAGGCACAAAGGTCATCAACCGCAGTGGAGAACAACGGAGCAAATATAAACACACGCCGACGTGTGTCTAACAGGGTTGGGTGTATGGCTCGGTGTGTCCTGAAACTACAAAAGGACGGACTTTACGCAATTAATGTGTTTACTGAAAGTCATAAACACCGTTTATGTGCCCAAGAGGCAAGATTGTTCCTCAAGATAAACCGGAACTTGGAAATCGGACATCAAGCATTCATAGCAACATGTGAAAAGGCTAACATAGGGATTTCAAAAGCATTTGATCCATACAGTGTACTAGGTGGTGGTTTAGATAGCGTTGGTGCTGCATGTGTTGACTTTATAAATTGCAGGAGAGATGTTCTAGCACAGTTAAACGAGGCTGATGCACAATCAATAATAGATAAATACGCATAAAGAAAGCGTTGTTTGATTCTTACACGTTCGATTACGACGTTGATGATGAGCAGCAGCTTTGTAGAGTATTTTGGTGTGACCCTATAGCCAAGCAGAACTACCTTAAGTTTGGAGAGATGGTTTCATTCGATGCAACGTACCGCACAAACAGGTTCATTCTTTTTATAATGTTTGTAATAGTTTATGTGGCTAATGTGTGACACTTAATTAGAAGTTGTGTGATGACAACGCGTACAAAGAGTGGTAATTTAAAAATCGTATAAAGATTACTTTAATTACCGAATGTAAAAATGTAGGAAACGAATAATATGTACGTATATTATTGAGTAAATAACATGTGCATAATGCTTTGTCGTTGTGTGCCCAAGTATCTAATTATCAATTATGCTTTGAGTGCAGGTACAAGATGGTGTTTGTACCTTTTACAGGGATTGACAACCATAAAAAGTGTGTGACGTTCGGAGTTGGACTCATTTCAAAAGAGAATAAACCATCATATGCCTGGTTACTAAACGCATTTAAGCGTTGCATGGGGCAAGCACCGACATGTATAATAACAGATCAAGACCCTGCGATGAGAGAGGTAGTACCCCAGGTTTTTCCCGAGAGTAGACATCGTTTCTGCATGTGGCACATCATGGCAAAAGTGGGAGAAAAAGCAGGGGCGACCTTAGCAAAAAATGAGGCATTTCGAAAGGAATTAAATGCTGTTGTGTGGAACGAAACGTTGGGAATAGAAGATTTTAAAAGGAGGTGGCACGCAATAATGGCAGATTACGGATTAGAAGGTAATACGTGGTTCTCACAACTATTTGACGCGAGAGAGCACTAGATAGAGGCGTATTTTGAAGGACAGTTTATGGCTGGCCTAATGCGAACAACATCAAGATCAGAGGTAGAAAATGGGGTGTTTGGATCCTGCATCAATGAGAATGGAACGTTGTTAGAGTTTTTTTCCCAGTTTGATAGTGTTATAGAAATGCAACGACACAAACAAGCACAGTTAATTGCATAGACTGAAACCTCCACCCCATGAATGAAGACCCCTCTATTGATTGAGAAGCATGCAGCGTCCATATACACAATTGCCATCTTTTATGATGTGCAAGCAGAGATTTACGAAGGGTGTTTTTCGTGCAAAATTACGTGGAGGGAAGAAGCTGAAGATATCACATTCTACACAATCAAGGAGGGACAAGCTAGGAGTTTTAGAGTAAGCTATTCTAGAGAAAGGGGGGAAATACAGTGTTCGTGTGGCAAATTCAAGAGGGTGGGAATATTATGCCGGCATATTTTTGTTGTATTAAAGGACGATGATGCAGAAATGATCCCACCCACCAAAGTACGTAGTACAGAGATGGACCAAGAATGGCAATGCAAAGGAGACAGAGGCTAACACGGAATACAAGGATGAGAATAAATTAGTTGGCAAGGTATGGAATGAGTTCAACAACTACATGGCACTATCAAAGGGAAGCATTTTGGATTTGCAGGGGATACTAAATTTTATGCAAGACAAGAAAGGTGAAATGATGAAGAGGAAGGGGATGATTGAGGcgaaaaggaaaagaagttaTTTAGTTGAGACGTTTTATGGCACACAAACATCCACTACAATAACAATAAAGCCACAACCAATATCGAAAAACAAAGGTAGCGGGAAGCGTTTAAAGAGTGTTCGCGAAAAAGCAGCAGAGATGCAGAAGATAGACGGACGCAAGTGTAATGGTTGCGGACAAAAACCAGCTCGGCACGACTTTCGCAACTGTCACATGAATCCGAAGAACCAGAATAAGGGAAATGAGAATGACAAGGCGCATGGGTGAGTTAGTGGAAAAATAAATAGGGGTACTGTGTTTGAACTAAATCTCATTTGACATGTGACATACAATGTCGTAAAACATATTTTGGTTGTGTAGAGATGACTAAGGTAAATTAGATTTATTAATGAGTTCTAGTAAGGGATTGGAGAGATTGAGTTATTATGTGTTGATATGCAGACAATGGTAATGTATCTGGCACATTAGACATAATTTTTTCCCACCACCAAAAGCACTTATAATTGGCACACAAATTTTCCAACATTGGCACATAATAGGTAATTCTCGGCACACAATATTGAGGACAAAAAATCAAGCTTCCATGATATCAAGAATTTTGAACTTCTATATTTAAGTAAACATAAAACAACTACGAACAGTAAAAAAACAGATCCCATACTACAAAACTGCtaacaatttgaaaaaaaaaaaaacaaacaaacaaacaaaaatatccACAAACTTCcgtttaattaacaaaaaacaAAGCATACATATGATTCCGCCTAAAATTGGCACAACCAGAGACGTTGAAACTTGGCACCCAAGTTTCTCAAAATTGGCACAGAATTGCTAATCATCGTCACACAATATGGTGATCAAAAttcttgtatataaaaaatgCCAACAAGACATTAATCCACCAAACAGTCCAACGAAATTGTTGTTCTACCTACAAAACTGCCAAcaatttgtttataaaaaaacaaaaacaaataaataaaatacccAAAAACTTGCGAATAATTAATAACAGCAAGACATGAATCCATCAAACAGTGCACACggatatatttattaaaattaaaaaaatattactcgaGAAAGTAATTTTTCCCACCACCTAAAGCATTTATACTTGACTCACAATTTTCCCAACATTGACACACAATTGCTGGCGCTCCGGTACACAATAATGAAGCTGCCATgatatgaagaagtttgagcTTCTATATAATAAATCTCATTTGACATGTGACATACAATTTCGTAAAACATATTTTGGTTGTGTAGAGATGACTAAGGTAAATTAGATTTATTAATGAGGTTCTAGTAAGGGATTGGAGAGATTGAGTTATTATGTGTTGATATGCAGACAATTGTAATGTATATGGCACATTAGACATAACTAACGGTCACATATTGCAAGGTGAGGAAAAGCGCTCTATAATAATTGTGAATTGTAACAACTATACCCTTCGTGCCAAACGGTGGGAAAGTTTTAGGCAAACACACAATTGTTGTTAGACACTTACAAAGTTGGGGAGTTACGGGTGGGTTGGTATGCAAAAACACACAGAAGTAAATCGATTGTGGCAAAGAAGACGTAACTAAATGGCAAACATAGATCAATAGTAAACATTGTCTTAGGGAACTATTTGAAGCAAAACAGTAATATCGTGAAGCGCACTTTGGGGACAAACATCGTTATAGTATACGAGATGAAGTCCAAAATGGCTTGTCTAAAAAAACGAATATATCAACTAATTAACAACAAACACCAAATTAAGTCAATTCACCCGGGTATCCCCAAAGATGAAAGAAACTGAATGGCACGTGCAACATTGCTGGTGCGGTGAGAATTGATATTTGCCGTGCATATCTCACGAATGTACTTCATGCGGAAGCGATCCAATGCAGCTTGGTCACCCTTAACGAGACCACAATCCCAGTCAGTTACGCACTGTCCAACGTAACTCTCCATGTGGCGCATAAGGTTAACTCCACAGTCAATCGTGTTGTTAGCGTCACGCCATTTCATATCCATCCTCTTTGATACAAAATGAAGGCACCACTCAGAGTTTGCAACTTGAGTAAGCGAGAGGAAATACGAGACAGCAACAGTAGCTGGAATAGAGATGTGTCAAAAGTTGTACATTGTGGGAGTGTAAAAATTCTAAAAAGGGAATTAAAAATGTAGAAATTGCAACATACCAAATTATCCGGTATCAGACCATACTTGATTGACGTGTTTGGGCATTTTGTGCAGTTATCGATTATCTCTAACCGCCAGGAGACAAAATCCACAAACAGGAGATAGAAATGGCTACTGTGAAGCATGGGGAAAAAGAGCTGGAATAATGCAGACAAATGTCAGTTTCGAAATACCCAAATATCAAAAACTAGTGCACATAATTGATAGCTAAGTGGCACATCATTATATTAGTTTAAAGTGAAGCAAATAACCCTACAATATTGTAGAGTAAAATAAGAGCACAAGGATATAACTTACCAGACGAACATCTTTCCAGTGTGTATATGGGGAAAGTGCGAGATCAGCTTCCAAAGCCTTGGAAAACCGTCCAACTAGTTGTTTATCTGGTGATTCGGACGTTAACTGAGCATGATCAATCTACAAACATAGGGAGTAACAGAAATGAATACCACCAAGAACAACAAACCGTCGAATGGAATGCATTTACACCAAATCTACATAAACTTACAGCGGTGAATGGAGACGCAAATACTCTAGATGGGGCATCTGGAGGCTTAGAGTGTTCTCGGCTATTTAAAATACAGGACCACGCTTCAATCACACCAACCGTCACTAGTTCACCCGGTGCTAATGAACATAAATCATCGCGCCGTGCGATACACCCATTATACGAAAATAATTCTTCATTCCTTGACCAATTAAAAAAAGACAAGGTCAAGAAAAGCAATGAGAAAAATAGCATAGACTAGCACAGACTAATGATTAAAATATAAGGATGTGAACTCACTTATCAACAGCGTCACATTCTAAAACCCACTTAGATAACTGGACATCATCTAGGAAACCAGAAGATGGCAATGGCACACTAGGTCCGATGCCCACATAGCGAATCGAATCAGGAGTAGGGCGCTCGGGCCTATTAGCCTTTAGTGAAGCAACATAAAGAGGCGTACCATCGACACGACTCACACCCTGATAAAagcattataaattacatttgaacatatgaAGGTGAAAAGACAATTTAATGAAATAAAtgtaatgatgttataatgaaGATAGGAAAACCTCTATAGGTGTTACAAAAGAACCATCATGAACAGCATCTACCATTGTTGGATGACGCGAACACCCATCCACCTCCCCAACAATAGGCTGCACAAATAATAACATACAATAACAACAACTGGGCACACAATTATACTGTAACAGGCACGCAATTATACTGTAACAGGCACGCAATTTAACAGAGTTCACATCCTTATATTTTATAGCCAATCAAAACTACCGTAAGTTTGGAGAGATGGTTTCATTCAGTGCAACGTACTGCACAAACAGGTTCATTCTTTTTATAATGTTTGTAATAGTTTATGTGGCTAATGTGTGACACTTAATTAGAAGTTGTGTGATGAAACGCGTACAAAGAGTGGTAATTTAAAAATCATAGAAAGATTACTTTAATTACCGAATGTAAAAATGTAGGAAACGCAAGAATGTAACAGGCACACAAATATACTGTAACAGGCACGCAATGTATAGCACAAAGTAATATTAGAAATAATACCAATATCGACCACACACTTGGGTGATTACATCGGCAAACagtaaaaaaccaaaaaaaaagaagcattgAAGCGATAAAATCGTATCACTAAATGTGCACTGACATATACACAAACAGGCACACAACCACAACACATTATGCTGAAATGAATAACCGGATTACATACCATCTCGGAATCAATGCACGCACAATCCCCATTTCCCACTCCAGTACCTTCAAGACCTACTCCACTCACATACTCAGCAATAATGACATTATTAACTTCCTACACAAGACGGAGTATAGAAACAATAACCAAACTATTACGTGTAGACAATTCTTAAGAAACCAAAATAAACGTTACCAACTCATACCGGCACAGTGTCAGACCCACCACAAGGCTGATCTGCAGCAACAGGCACACGAGAATCACCAAGATCCTACATAAAGTCACACACAAACATAAACACAGTATTAAAGATGAATAGGAAACAACATCTCACGCAATTTGAAAGAAAACGACACACCGTATATATTAATAAAGATATGGTATTACTTGATTAATCCCACGAGTAATCTCAGACACACATTCCCACACACCGTTCCCAAAATCCTGGGTAAGTCCAAGGCTAAAAGAGGGGACATCGTTGAGGTTAGTCCTCTCAGTGATAGCACGCTCAACCTCAGCCAACGCACGAATGTTGTCAGGATTTCCCCAAAACTCATCATCATATTGAGTAAAGGTTGGCTGGGAACAAGGTTGAGCAGTGGACTGAGGAACGGACACTTGGGGCTTCACCCCAATAAGAACTTGAGCAGCACCTAGCACCTATTGAAAATTAACATCAACCCCCGATCCCGCATTTGCCTCATTTACTAGCTGGACAAGTGTAAGTATACTCCTAGCAATCTCGCCCGTCGTATCAGCCAACCGTTCAACTAGTGACTACATGCAAGAAAAATGCAACCTTTGTGTAATGAGTATATGTACCACACAGAACATTGAGGCACGGCACACAGAATCGTGTAtgataaaaaaagaaatgaaaatgttcCAAAAAGGGCCAACATAATGGCTTGGCACACAAACCAGCCCACATTGGCAAACGTaacaattaataaatgtaaactGA contains these protein-coding regions:
- the LOC116015957 gene encoding uncharacterized protein LOC116015957, which translates into the protein MSPLLALDLPRILGTDLGDSRVPVAADQPCGGSDTVPEVNNVIIAEYVSGVGLEGTGVGNGDCACIDSEMPIVGEVDGCSRHPTMVDAVHDGSFVTPIEGVSRVDGTPLYVASLKANRPERPTPDSIRYVGIGPSVPLPSSGFLDDVQLSKWVLECDAVDKNEELFSYNGCIARRDDLCSLAPGELVTVGVIEAWSCILNSREHSKPPDAPSRVFASPFTAIDHAQLTSESPDKQLVGRFSKALEADLALSPYTHWKDVRLLFFPMLHSSHFYLLFVDFVSWRLEIIDNCTKCPNTSIKYGLIPDNLLLLLSRISSRLLKLQTLSGAFILYQRGWI